From one Candidatus Methanoplasma termitum genomic stretch:
- a CDS encoding DUF367 family protein, producing the protein MIPVIIHDKCQCDPKKCTAKRMLKFGLGKEAKTLSAIPSGSIVLSPFSKIALSPADIVHARKGLVVMDLTWTNIDEFPRVRGTNERVLPYLLASNPVNWGRPMELNSAEAVLASLMILGEKEQAESFLGRFNWAPEFIRLNGSMLEDYSKAKDSSEVVRIQNEYLESIRGKD; encoded by the coding sequence ATGATCCCGGTAATAATACACGACAAATGTCAATGCGACCCGAAGAAATGCACAGCGAAAAGAATGTTGAAATTCGGGCTTGGAAAGGAAGCAAAAACTCTCTCGGCAATACCGTCTGGCTCTATAGTACTGTCTCCGTTTTCAAAGATAGCGCTTTCTCCTGCGGATATCGTTCACGCAAGGAAAGGATTGGTGGTCATGGACCTCACTTGGACGAACATAGACGAATTCCCGAGAGTGAGGGGGACTAACGAGCGAGTCCTGCCGTATCTTTTGGCATCCAATCCGGTCAACTGGGGTAGGCCGATGGAACTTAACAGTGCGGAAGCCGTCCTCGCATCGCTTATGATCCTGGGTGAGAAGGAACAGGCGGAATCATTCCTGGGAAGATTCAACTGGGCGCCGGAATTCATCCGACTGAACGGATCGATGCTTGAGGATTATTCCAAAGCAAAGGACAGTTCCGAAGTTGTGAGGATACAGAACGAATATCTCGAGAGCATACGCGGCAAAGATTGA
- a CDS encoding AlbA family DNA-binding domain-containing protein: MQETNRIEFERELNERFVRTVVSFLNYTGGGEIIVGIDDNGAAIGVDDPDTVQRKAVDLIRNNIRPQTLGLFDVVADKIDDNDIVRVIVSCGQQRPYYIRKKGEWIIDIKPALLSERPTKRRRKEP, encoded by the coding sequence ATGCAAGAAACAAACAGGATCGAATTCGAGAGAGAGCTGAACGAACGCTTTGTACGTACTGTTGTTTCTTTCCTGAATTACACAGGAGGCGGTGAGATCATCGTCGGCATCGATGATAACGGCGCAGCAATCGGGGTGGATGACCCAGACACCGTACAGCGAAAAGCGGTCGACCTCATACGCAACAATATCCGCCCGCAGACCCTCGGTCTTTTCGACGTTGTTGCGGATAAAATAGATGACAACGATATTGTTCGCGTGATAGTCTCATGCGGACAGCAGCGCCCTTACTACATCAGAAAGAAGGGGGAATGGATAATCGACATAAAACCGGCATTGCTTTCGGAACGACCGACAAAGAGACGGCGCAAGGAACCTTGA
- the hxlA gene encoding 3-hexulose-6-phosphate synthase, which yields MKPVLQVALDLMQLNRAVTIAHEAVEGGADWIEVGTPLIKSEGAEAVRTLRREFPGRKLIADTKTMDVGGLEVEMMAKAGADVVTVLGLADDSTIAEAVSSGRKYGAEIMVDMINVPDRVLRAKAVEKLGVSYICLHMGIDTQMKGEGAPVDILRKIAQEVSIPVAAAGGITVETAPAYVKAGASIIIVGGGIIKAADVKQSAKDMLSSMSGQKVSTVLSKKYGEEELFKAFSKASTCNISDAFHKKGVIMGLRPFIAEGVRMVGRALTVQTANGDWAKPVEAIDRAKPGDVIVIDVGNAPMAVWGELASNSAVTMGVVGVVIDGAIRDIDDIKKMKFPAFARSVVPCAGEPKGYGGIGMEVTIGGQTVRTGDWIIGDENGLMVVPKEVAVEVANRTVDINERENRTREEIKRGSTLSKVNELAKWEPVK from the coding sequence ATGAAACCGGTCTTGCAGGTAGCTTTGGACCTTATGCAGTTGAACCGTGCTGTCACTATCGCACATGAAGCGGTAGAGGGCGGCGCGGATTGGATCGAAGTGGGCACTCCGCTGATCAAAAGCGAGGGCGCCGAAGCTGTCAGAACACTGCGCAGGGAATTCCCCGGCAGGAAGCTCATTGCCGACACAAAAACAATGGATGTCGGCGGGCTCGAGGTTGAAATGATGGCAAAGGCGGGTGCGGATGTTGTAACTGTCCTGGGCCTTGCCGACGATTCTACAATAGCGGAAGCGGTTTCCTCCGGAAGGAAGTACGGCGCCGAGATCATGGTAGACATGATCAATGTGCCAGACCGTGTTTTGAGAGCAAAAGCGGTAGAGAAGCTCGGCGTTTCATACATCTGTCTTCACATGGGTATCGATACCCAAATGAAAGGAGAAGGAGCACCTGTCGACATTCTCAGAAAGATCGCTCAGGAGGTATCGATCCCTGTTGCGGCAGCCGGAGGAATAACCGTTGAGACCGCACCTGCATACGTTAAAGCGGGGGCCTCGATCATAATAGTCGGCGGCGGGATCATCAAAGCTGCCGATGTGAAACAATCTGCTAAGGACATGTTATCATCCATGTCCGGGCAGAAGGTCAGCACCGTACTCTCAAAGAAATATGGGGAAGAGGAGCTGTTCAAGGCATTCTCAAAGGCTTCGACCTGCAACATATCCGACGCATTCCACAAAAAAGGAGTGATAATGGGTCTGAGGCCGTTCATAGCCGAAGGCGTTAGGATGGTCGGCAGGGCGCTTACCGTCCAAACTGCGAACGGGGACTGGGCAAAGCCCGTGGAAGCGATTGACAGAGCGAAACCCGGCGATGTCATTGTCATCGATGTTGGGAATGCTCCGATGGCGGTGTGGGGAGAACTTGCCTCCAACTCTGCAGTTACCATGGGCGTTGTCGGTGTTGTCATCGACGGTGCGATAAGGGACATTGACGACATAAAGAAAATGAAATTCCCGGCGTTCGCAAGATCTGTGGTACCGTGTGCGGGAGAGCCTAAAGGTTACGGCGGGATCGGCATGGAGGTCACCATCGGGGGGCAGACCGTACGTACGGGAGACTGGATCATCGGCGACGAGAACGGGCTCATGGTCGTACCGAAAGAGGTCGCTGTCGAAGTTGCCAACCGGACCGTTGATATCAATGAAAGGGAGAACAGGACCAGGGAAGAGATCAAAAGAGGTTCCACACTTTCGAAGGTCAACGAACTCGCAAAGTGGGAACCTGTAAAGTAG
- a CDS encoding arsenate-mycothiol transferase ArsC, translated as MFGKKEKKVRVLFVEEKNDLVSQLAEHFTKEYFGNKYDVYSAGPKKDIIDCELISVMYQMGNDMRRQVSKDFKDRDYLRDEEDYDLIIFLQKSTFDEWAKRTPWQGKQILFELERTENFQATDDLELANCYSELIDRVSSWVKENMADPGKLRTMISA; from the coding sequence ATGTTCGGGAAGAAGGAAAAGAAGGTCCGGGTGCTGTTCGTCGAAGAGAAGAACGATCTCGTCTCACAGCTTGCGGAGCATTTCACAAAGGAATATTTCGGAAATAAATATGATGTGTACAGTGCGGGGCCGAAGAAGGACATAATCGACTGTGAACTGATATCTGTGATGTACCAGATGGGAAATGATATGAGGCGGCAGGTCTCGAAGGACTTCAAGGACAGGGACTACTTGAGGGATGAGGAAGACTATGATTTGATCATTTTCCTGCAGAAAAGCACATTCGACGAATGGGCGAAGAGGACACCGTGGCAGGGGAAACAGATACTCTTTGAGTTAGAGAGGACAGAGAACTTCCAAGCGACCGACGACCTTGAGCTTGCGAACTGTTATTCCGAACTGATCGACAGGGTAAGTTCATGGGTCAAAGAGAATATGGCCGATCCCGGAAAACTGAGAACGATGATAAGCGCATGA
- a CDS encoding ATP-binding protein — protein MAEMEKLVEREVYTTQLKGFIDKPLIKVITGVRRCGKSGILNLIKQEIMKTVDEDHIIFINFEDSDFDNIVSYKDLNQYIKEKMKDDKRYYIFLDEIQEVTGWEKAVNSLRLKNTDIYITGSNSKLLSGELATLLAGRYVSFEARTLSFKEFINFRKEFGLDEGIQYGRYGLLDEYIRSGGFPLLSSIRFTDEQARQVISDIQSAVVLKDVIERNKIKNAPLLEKIVSFLYDNVGFFISDRKIADYIKSGGGGVDYETISSYIGHLEKALLIKRVSKYDVKGKRLLDSNDKYYLADHSLQYAVRDMKTTNRSGVLENIVHNDLVRRGYKVYVGKMGTKEIDFVAEKINGGEKVYVQVCAELKSAETIEREFSPLEDIQDHYPKYVVTTDTFWNEDRNGVRGIHLHDFLLREKL, from the coding sequence ATGGCAGAGATGGAAAAGCTTGTTGAAAGGGAAGTATACACAACTCAGTTAAAGGGATTTATTGATAAGCCGCTGATCAAGGTCATCACGGGCGTAAGAAGGTGTGGGAAGTCGGGGATACTCAATCTAATAAAGCAAGAGATAATGAAGACAGTAGATGAAGATCACATAATCTTCATCAATTTTGAAGACTCTGATTTTGATAACATTGTTTCATACAAGGATCTTAATCAATACATCAAGGAAAAAATGAAGGATGATAAGAGGTACTACATTTTTTTAGATGAGATACAAGAGGTGACAGGTTGGGAGAAGGCCGTAAACTCGCTGAGGCTCAAAAATACCGACATCTATATTACAGGTTCCAACTCAAAGCTTCTGTCGGGGGAACTGGCAACCTTGCTGGCAGGAAGATACGTTTCTTTCGAGGCACGGACTCTGTCCTTTAAAGAGTTCATCAATTTCAGAAAGGAATTTGGCCTCGATGAGGGCATCCAGTACGGCAGGTATGGCCTGTTGGACGAATATATACGTTCCGGGGGATTCCCCTTGCTGTCTTCGATAAGGTTCACAGATGAGCAGGCCAGACAGGTCATTTCAGACATACAATCCGCGGTTGTTCTGAAAGACGTGATCGAAAGAAATAAAATAAAAAACGCACCGCTTTTGGAAAAGATCGTTTCTTTCCTCTATGATAACGTTGGGTTTTTCATTTCAGACAGAAAAATCGCAGACTATATCAAAAGTGGCGGCGGAGGGGTCGACTATGAGACGATAAGCAGTTATATCGGGCATTTGGAGAAAGCCCTTCTGATAAAACGCGTCAGCAAATACGACGTCAAAGGAAAAAGGCTTTTGGACAGTAACGACAAGTATTATTTGGCAGATCATTCGCTGCAATATGCTGTCCGCGATATGAAAACAACAAATAGGTCAGGGGTTTTGGAGAATATTGTCCACAACGACCTAGTCCGCCGTGGTTACAAGGTATATGTCGGCAAGATGGGTACAAAGGAAATAGACTTCGTTGCGGAGAAAATAAACGGCGGTGAGAAAGTCTATGTCCAGGTATGCGCGGAGCTCAAGAGTGCCGAAACTATCGAGAGGGAGTTCTCTCCCTTGGAAGATATACAGGATCACTATCCGAAATATGTTGTAACAACGGACACGTTCTGGAATGAGGACAGGAACGGTGTCAGAGGCATACACTTACACGATTTCCTTCTCAGAGAAAAACTCTGA
- a CDS encoding methyltransferase domain-containing protein gives MCAEKGLLVKEGGRNTDKIIEDVKEYYGKRLQTKDDLKTSACCCSDSPPALIKPILPLIADEIKDRFYGCGSPLPPLLEGMTVLDLGCGTGRDIYIASKLVGESGCAIGVDMTDEQIRTAIKYQEEQRKRFGYKKSNVKFMQGYIEDLRSLGIKDNSVDVVISNCVINLSPAKEQVFREIYRVLRPGGELYFSDVFADRRIPEELATDPVLRGECLGGAMYVEDFRRLMARVGWKDFRYTSIRELELANEEIEKKVGFANFSSRTVRAFKLDCLEDICEDYGQVAWYDGSIPGNPHYFDLDDHHRFFTGKPMLVCGNTAAMVSETRYGKAFKIDGDRSVHYGKFDGCGDEGKKKDSKSTSCCC, from the coding sequence ATGTGCGCAGAGAAGGGATTGCTGGTAAAAGAAGGAGGGAGAAACACGGACAAGATAATCGAGGATGTGAAAGAGTATTATGGGAAGAGACTGCAGACAAAGGATGATCTGAAAACAAGCGCATGCTGCTGTTCGGACAGCCCTCCGGCCCTGATCAAACCTATCCTGCCGCTCATCGCTGATGAGATAAAGGACAGGTTCTACGGCTGCGGCTCACCGCTCCCTCCGCTTCTCGAAGGTATGACGGTGTTGGATCTCGGGTGCGGTACCGGCAGGGACATCTATATCGCATCTAAATTGGTAGGAGAATCAGGGTGTGCGATCGGCGTCGATATGACAGACGAACAGATCCGGACCGCAATAAAATATCAAGAGGAACAACGCAAGCGTTTCGGGTACAAAAAGTCCAATGTGAAGTTCATGCAGGGATACATCGAGGATCTGAGGTCTCTGGGAATAAAAGATAACAGTGTCGATGTGGTGATATCCAACTGCGTGATCAATCTCTCACCGGCGAAAGAACAGGTGTTCAGGGAGATATATCGTGTCCTCAGACCCGGCGGCGAACTGTATTTCTCTGACGTATTCGCAGACAGGCGCATACCGGAGGAACTGGCGACAGACCCCGTTCTTCGCGGTGAATGCCTCGGGGGCGCAATGTATGTAGAGGACTTCAGAAGGCTCATGGCAAGGGTCGGATGGAAGGATTTCAGATATACGAGCATACGCGAACTCGAACTGGCCAACGAAGAGATAGAGAAAAAGGTCGGGTTTGCAAACTTCTCGTCAAGGACGGTAAGGGCCTTCAAGCTCGACTGTCTTGAAGACATATGTGAAGATTACGGGCAGGTCGCATGGTATGACGGCAGCATCCCCGGGAACCCCCATTATTTCGATCTGGATGATCATCACAGGTTCTTTACCGGCAAGCCGATGCTGGTCTGCGGGAACACCGCGGCAATGGTATCCGAAACGCGCTACGGTAAGGCCTTCAAGATCGATGGGGACAGAAGCGTGCACTATGGGAAATTCGACGGCTGCGGCGATGAAGGTAAGAAGAAAGATTCCAAATCA
- a CDS encoding ArsR/SmtB family transcription factor — MTRTNTECATTFKAFCDETRLTIISLLQNGEKCACVLLERLDISQPTLSHHMKILVDSGIVDARKEGKWTFYSISEEGSTAAAEMLRELTSVVIDDDDDSNNVCYEAGPPCGCAQRRDCW; from the coding sequence ATGACAAGAACAAACACCGAGTGCGCAACCACCTTCAAGGCTTTCTGCGATGAAACCCGCTTGACGATCATCTCTCTTCTGCAAAACGGAGAGAAGTGCGCATGCGTGCTGTTAGAGCGTTTGGACATCAGCCAGCCGACGCTGTCGCATCATATGAAAATTCTTGTCGACAGCGGCATAGTCGATGCCCGCAAAGAGGGAAAGTGGACATTCTATTCTATAAGCGAAGAAGGCAGCACGGCGGCAGCAGAGATGTTGCGCGAGCTCACATCTGTCGTGATCGATGATGACGATGACAGTAATAATGTCTGCTACGAGGCGGGGCCTCCCTGCGGATGTGCGCAGAGAAGGGATTGCTGGTAA
- a CDS encoding zinc metalloprotease HtpX — MIWQVRTAVMFIVMTIILVAVGWLVGWFFGQMWIGMIAMLSLAVVFNVYAYFFSKKSALRANKVRIVSEAEEPRLYAIVRKVSEKAGVPMPEVGVSELAMPNAFATGRNPKNAAVVATRGILGLLKDDELEGVIAHEISHIKNRDILVMTVASTMAAVLSFLGRWAFWMAFTGNQRSIYMVIVALVVSVTIPIAAILVQLGISRNREYLADESGAKITGNPRALARALQSIEGGVKAPSSDYSNTSYESLWISNPISNKNYFRKLFSTHPPMDDRIARLMDLAAKMDSERTPRQTDPFSKKDRPY; from the coding sequence ATGATTTGGCAGGTCAGGACCGCAGTTATGTTCATCGTGATGACAATCATACTTGTTGCCGTAGGATGGCTGGTAGGATGGTTTTTCGGTCAGATGTGGATCGGCATGATCGCAATGTTATCATTGGCGGTCGTGTTCAACGTATATGCGTATTTCTTCTCCAAGAAAAGCGCGCTGAGAGCTAACAAAGTACGCATCGTGTCCGAAGCGGAAGAGCCGAGGCTGTACGCTATAGTTAGGAAAGTATCAGAAAAAGCCGGGGTCCCGATGCCGGAGGTCGGAGTTTCCGAACTGGCTATGCCGAATGCGTTCGCAACGGGAAGGAACCCGAAGAATGCGGCGGTCGTTGCCACAAGAGGCATCCTCGGACTTCTCAAAGATGATGAACTGGAAGGCGTGATAGCACACGAGATCTCCCACATAAAGAACAGGGACATCCTAGTAATGACGGTGGCATCGACTATGGCGGCCGTGTTGTCATTCCTTGGAAGATGGGCGTTCTGGATGGCCTTCACGGGTAATCAGAGGAGCATCTATATGGTCATCGTCGCACTTGTCGTCAGCGTAACCATCCCTATCGCAGCCATACTTGTGCAGCTCGGCATATCAAGAAATCGGGAATACCTTGCCGATGAATCGGGGGCGAAGATCACCGGCAACCCGCGTGCGCTTGCGAGGGCCCTTCAAAGTATCGAGGGTGGTGTAAAAGCACCGAGCAGTGATTACAGCAACACAAGTTATGAGAGCCTGTGGATATCAAACCCAATTTCCAATAAGAATTACTTCAGGAAACTCTTCAGCACCCACCCCCCGATGGATGACAGAATAGCCAGGCTCATGGATCTCGCTGCAAAGATGGACAGCGAAAGGACCCCGAGGCAGACAGACCCCTTCAGCAAAAAGGACAGGCCTTACTGA
- a CDS encoding TatD family hydrolase: MAEKIPVYDNHIHMDPSGRNVDAVREFESAGGTGFTLVTLPYKQVKITKGNDFIDSYGITFSLAEKARAATKLEINIAVGPYPVLILPLAERYGLEKAEEILMEGMDIAAKLVGEGKACALGEIGRPHFDVPADILEASNRILSRGMEYAKELDCPVIIHSESREDTDLSLSKMAKSASLEPSMVIKHSSPPFVTDGETHGVMPSMPASKKNINEALGKGSKRFMLETDYIDDPEKPDMMMPITTVPTKIKMFLANGKLTEEDVNRICSDIPNRYYRR, encoded by the coding sequence ATGGCCGAAAAGATCCCAGTTTATGACAATCATATCCACATGGACCCGTCCGGTAGGAATGTGGACGCCGTCAGGGAGTTCGAGTCGGCCGGAGGCACAGGATTCACTCTTGTCACGTTGCCGTACAAACAGGTCAAAATAACAAAAGGGAACGATTTCATCGACTCTTACGGCATAACCTTCTCTCTCGCCGAAAAAGCGAGAGCGGCAACAAAGCTGGAAATAAACATCGCCGTCGGCCCGTATCCGGTATTGATCCTGCCGCTTGCAGAGAGATACGGTCTCGAAAAGGCGGAAGAGATCCTGATGGAAGGAATGGATATAGCGGCTAAGCTGGTGGGTGAGGGGAAGGCTTGTGCATTGGGAGAGATAGGAAGGCCTCATTTCGATGTGCCAGCAGACATTTTGGAAGCTTCAAACAGGATCTTGTCAAGAGGTATGGAATACGCAAAAGAACTGGACTGCCCCGTGATAATCCATTCCGAATCCAGGGAAGATACGGATCTGTCGCTTTCAAAAATGGCGAAGAGCGCGAGCCTCGAACCGAGCATGGTGATCAAACATTCATCCCCGCCGTTTGTCACGGACGGGGAGACGCACGGCGTGATGCCATCCATGCCGGCCTCAAAAAAGAATATCAACGAAGCTCTCGGAAAAGGGTCAAAGAGGTTCATGCTCGAGACCGATTACATCGACGATCCCGAAAAACCCGACATGATGATGCCTATAACGACCGTCCCGACGAAAATAAAGATGTTCCTTGCGAACGGTAAGCTCACGGAAGAAGATGTGAACAGGATATGTTCGGACATTCCGAATAGATACTATCGCCGTTGA
- a CDS encoding (Fe-S)-binding protein has protein sequence MVVEPVDFYQMPPEDILKYLPGKNCGGCGKDSCEDFAGALSKGEAKITECPEIGLKLKKSLEGGLSIRLVVHEADFSMSTVSESIIPVNKPTRDSPVLLTGNCEVTLYVLRLIFEKAPDVSAWIIPSDTKGFTIDHVMTMKVMTPMTVMRALTDSGISQKVDSRVMIIPGLCEGLERNIEVMTKWKVIVGPKSGFELPAFLTQLANTDD, from the coding sequence ATGGTAGTAGAGCCAGTCGATTTCTATCAGATGCCGCCGGAAGATATCCTGAAATATCTTCCGGGGAAGAATTGCGGAGGTTGCGGTAAGGACAGCTGCGAGGATTTCGCAGGAGCCCTGAGCAAAGGCGAGGCAAAAATAACAGAATGCCCCGAGATCGGTCTGAAACTGAAAAAGTCCCTTGAGGGCGGGTTGTCGATACGGCTTGTGGTCCATGAAGCGGATTTTTCTATGTCGACTGTCTCGGAGTCGATCATCCCTGTGAATAAACCGACGCGGGATTCGCCGGTCCTGTTGACGGGTAATTGCGAAGTGACATTGTATGTCTTGAGGCTGATCTTTGAGAAAGCGCCTGATGTGAGTGCCTGGATCATACCGAGCGATACTAAGGGCTTCACTATCGACCATGTTATGACCATGAAGGTCATGACGCCGATGACCGTGATGAGGGCACTCACGGATTCGGGGATCTCTCAAAAAGTGGATTCAAGGGTCATGATAATCCCTGGACTTTGCGAGGGCCTTGAGCGCAACATAGAGGTCATGACCAAATGGAAGGTCATCGTGGGACCAAAGAGCGGTTTCGAACTTCCCGCATTTTTGACGCAGCTGGCAAATACAGATGATTAA
- a CDS encoding MBL fold metallo-hydrolase has translation MEAKITSVYDEGAVEGTPLIGAEGFSVLIEIGSNKILFDTGRRGRYLMHNLSFLDIEPEMINTVVISHGHKGHAGGLDTLLRERETPLLIYAPRFAMGTKTMFGTGGGIQIGEDIADKADIVEINDWKEIADKVFVSAPMDIGKEETESFIVIRSRKGPIVISSCSHAGADKVMEAVKSKFGAYPHGYVGGLHMGKKEKTKAEAVANLFSEKNCNSLYINHCTGVNGIMYMRAVLGIKGVNNFYVGSSISVDL, from the coding sequence ATGGAGGCAAAGATAACCAGCGTCTACGACGAAGGTGCGGTAGAAGGCACCCCGCTCATCGGAGCGGAAGGATTTTCGGTGCTGATAGAGATAGGCAGCAATAAGATACTTTTTGATACAGGCAGAAGGGGAAGGTACCTTATGCACAATCTTTCGTTCCTTGACATAGAGCCAGAGATGATAAACACGGTTGTGATCTCCCATGGGCACAAAGGCCATGCGGGAGGGCTGGACACCCTGCTCCGGGAAAGGGAGACGCCGTTGCTCATATATGCTCCGAGATTTGCAATGGGCACAAAGACCATGTTCGGTACCGGCGGCGGGATACAGATCGGAGAGGACATCGCAGATAAGGCGGACATCGTCGAGATCAACGATTGGAAAGAAATAGCCGACAAAGTATTCGTCTCCGCTCCGATGGACATCGGCAAAGAAGAGACGGAATCGTTCATTGTGATAAGATCGAGGAAGGGGCCGATCGTGATCTCCTCGTGTTCCCATGCAGGTGCTGACAAAGTTATGGAGGCCGTGAAAAGCAAATTCGGGGCGTACCCGCACGGATACGTCGGCGGACTGCACATGGGCAAAAAAGAAAAGACCAAAGCGGAAGCGGTCGCAAACCTGTTCTCCGAGAAGAATTGTAATTCCCTTTATATCAATCACTGCACCGGCGTCAACGGGATCATGTACATGAGAGCCGTCCTCGGTATCAAAGGAGTTAATAATTTCTACGTCGGTTCAAGCATAAGCGTCGATCTTTGA